One stretch of Flavobacterium sp. 9 DNA includes these proteins:
- a CDS encoding IucA/IucC family siderophore biosynthesis protein: MITPENTFKDAQHLNSATWDKVNRNLLAKSIAELMREDVAKPQIISREENGLTHFILDTDKENIYYSFSAYPRFLNYWHIVKESIHKIENEVKLNQVDVPNFFIELQETFGINSFTLAHYIEELLHTLYADAFIHSKRRLSASKLADADFQTIEHSLDGHPWVIVNKGRIGFDSEDYENYTPESGQKTRLVWIAAHKNRATLRLQTDMNDQTFYENEIGSEKIETFRNKLIQSKVNPDDYIFIPVHLWQWQNKLVMQFANDIASKHLIPLELTEDIYSPQQSIRTFFNQSKPNKHYVKTSMSILNTSHIRGLCPRQLSIAPRLTGYLKDILKKDPHLQKMDVVLLGEMVSVSYTHPNYSKVVNTPYQYNEYLGAMWRESPINFLKHGENLMTMAALLYVDDHGKSLVEELIEKSGLSTEQWLKAYMTAYLKPVLQIYYQHSLCIDPHGQNVILILKDYVPTRIALQDFVGDILINEEGKKKLPQEFIENMFVASPNPENAPLTILIAVFDAFFRYLSDVLITSANYSETSFWNCVHDIILEYQQEHPELQDMFDKYNLFIPEFKRLIFNSRRLYNGYEETVGFPHMKKSGFIPNPLHQLINQEVLIEKENA; encoded by the coding sequence ATGATAACCCCAGAAAACACATTCAAAGACGCACAACATCTCAATTCAGCGACTTGGGATAAAGTAAATCGAAACCTACTAGCCAAAAGTATCGCAGAATTAATGCGTGAAGATGTAGCGAAACCACAAATCATTAGCCGCGAAGAAAATGGTTTGACCCATTTTATATTAGACACCGATAAAGAGAATATTTATTACAGTTTTTCAGCATATCCAAGGTTTCTGAATTACTGGCATATTGTCAAAGAAAGCATTCATAAAATCGAAAATGAAGTAAAACTGAATCAAGTTGATGTTCCAAATTTCTTTATTGAACTTCAGGAAACTTTCGGGATTAACTCTTTCACACTTGCCCATTATATCGAAGAATTGCTGCATACTTTATATGCCGATGCTTTTATTCATTCAAAACGTCGTTTGTCGGCTTCAAAGTTGGCTGATGCCGATTTTCAAACCATCGAACACAGTCTCGACGGTCATCCGTGGGTAATTGTAAACAAAGGGCGAATAGGTTTTGACTCCGAAGATTATGAAAATTACACGCCTGAATCTGGTCAAAAAACACGATTGGTTTGGATTGCTGCTCATAAAAACAGAGCAACTTTGCGTCTCCAAACGGATATGAATGACCAGACTTTTTATGAAAATGAAATTGGTTCTGAAAAAATAGAAACCTTTAGAAACAAACTAATTCAGTCGAAAGTAAATCCGGACGATTATATTTTTATTCCCGTGCATTTATGGCAATGGCAAAATAAATTAGTCATGCAATTTGCCAATGATATTGCGTCTAAACATCTTATTCCGTTAGAATTAACCGAAGATATTTATAGTCCGCAACAAAGTATTCGTACTTTTTTCAACCAAAGCAAACCCAACAAACATTACGTAAAAACGTCGATGTCAATCTTAAATACAAGCCATATTAGAGGTTTGTGTCCAAGACAATTGTCGATTGCGCCACGTTTGACAGGTTATCTGAAAGATATTCTTAAAAAAGATCCGCATTTACAAAAAATGGATGTTGTGCTTTTGGGCGAAATGGTTTCGGTTAGTTACACACATCCAAATTATAGTAAAGTTGTAAATACACCGTATCAATACAACGAATATTTGGGTGCAATGTGGCGAGAAAGTCCTATCAATTTTCTAAAACACGGCGAAAATTTAATGACAATGGCGGCCTTGCTTTATGTAGACGATCATGGCAAAAGTCTTGTCGAAGAATTGATTGAAAAATCAGGACTTTCGACAGAACAATGGCTAAAAGCCTATATGACGGCGTATCTAAAACCTGTGCTTCAAATCTATTACCAACACTCATTATGCATCGATCCGCATGGACAAAATGTGATTCTTATTCTTAAAGATTACGTTCCAACGCGTATTGCTTTGCAGGATTTTGTAGGTGATATTTTAATTAATGAAGAAGGAAAGAAAAAGCTTCCGCAGGAATTTATTGAGAATATGTTTGTCGCTTCTCCAAATCCTGAAAATGCGCCATTAACGATCCTTATTGCGGTTTTTGATGCTTTTTTCAGATATCTGAGCGATGTATTAATTACGTCAGCAAACTATTCTGAAACCTCTTTTTGGAATTGTGTTCACGATATTATTTTAGAATATCAGCAGGAACATCCCGAGCTTCAGGATATGTTTGATAAATACAATTTATTTATTCCTGAGTTTAAACGTCTAATTTTCAATAGCCGACGTTTGTATAATGGTTATGAAGAAACGGTTGGTTTTCCACACATGAAAAAAAGCGGTTTTATTCCGAATCCGTTGCATCAATTGATCAATCAGGAAGTATTAATTGAAAAAGAAAACGCATGA
- a CDS encoding lysine N(6)-hydroxylase/L-ornithine N(5)-oxygenase family protein: MSTEKIYSVIGIGIGPFNLGLAALIEPVEELSALFFDQSESFDWHPGLMLNNATLQVPFLGDLVTMADPTNKYSFLNYIKESGRLYKFYIRENFFIYRREYNEYCKWVANQLPNCKFSHKVVSIDYVDDLYKIMVINTQTCITTTYYANKIVLGTGTSPHIPDFIDHEVLPNVIHASKYLNFKSRINKNATVTVIGSGQSAAEVFRDLLPETENGLQLKWFTRSSHFFPLDNKSKLTLELTSPEYVDHFHSLSDEKRKQLLARQHGLYKGIDQELINEIFDSLYEMSLEDKPLNVELRSNMRLTSVNEETDGSYNLDFIHTELDQPFEDQTDYVILATGYKYKEPGILAGIESKIQRLENGLFNVNRNYTIDKKGTDIFVQNAELHTHGLSTPDLGMGAYRNSWIINQLANREVYKVEKRIAFQQFGVQKTTQELSEANVLELIND; this comes from the coding sequence ATGAGTACAGAAAAAATATATTCCGTAATCGGGATCGGAATTGGTCCTTTTAATCTTGGACTTGCAGCTCTTATAGAACCCGTTGAAGAACTGTCGGCACTATTTTTTGATCAGTCAGAAAGTTTTGACTGGCATCCCGGACTTATGCTGAATAATGCAACGCTTCAGGTTCCGTTTTTAGGAGATTTGGTCACAATGGCCGATCCTACAAATAAATACAGTTTTCTTAATTACATCAAAGAAAGCGGACGTTTATACAAATTTTATATCCGAGAAAATTTCTTCATTTATAGACGAGAATACAACGAATATTGCAAATGGGTTGCAAATCAATTGCCAAATTGCAAATTCTCGCATAAAGTAGTTTCAATTGATTACGTTGATGATCTTTATAAAATAATGGTTATCAATACGCAAACTTGTATAACGACAACTTATTATGCCAATAAAATTGTTTTAGGAACCGGAACTTCTCCGCATATTCCAGACTTTATTGATCACGAAGTTTTACCAAATGTAATTCACGCATCAAAATATCTGAATTTCAAATCACGTATTAATAAAAACGCAACCGTTACGGTTATTGGTTCCGGACAAAGTGCAGCCGAAGTTTTCCGTGATCTTTTGCCTGAAACTGAAAATGGTTTACAACTAAAATGGTTTACCCGTTCGTCTCACTTTTTCCCTTTGGATAATAAATCAAAACTAACGCTTGAATTGACTTCTCCGGAATATGTAGATCATTTTCATAGTCTTTCTGACGAAAAGCGAAAACAACTTTTGGCGAGACAACACGGACTTTACAAAGGAATCGATCAGGAATTAATCAACGAAATATTCGATAGTTTGTACGAAATGAGTTTAGAAGATAAACCTCTAAATGTAGAATTGCGTTCGAATATGCGCCTGACTTCCGTTAACGAAGAAACTGACGGATCTTATAATCTGGATTTCATTCACACAGAATTAGACCAACCTTTTGAAGATCAAACAGATTATGTGATTCTGGCGACAGGATATAAATACAAAGAACCGGGAATTCTTGCGGGAATCGAAAGCAAAATCCAACGTTTAGAAAATGGCTTATTCAATGTAAATCGCAATTATACAATCGATAAAAAAGGTACGGATATTTTTGTTCAAAATGCTGAATTACATACGCATGGACTTTCTACTCCGGATTTAGGAATGGGCGCTTACAGAAATTCCTGGATTATAAATCAACTGGCGAATCGTGAAGTTTATAAAGTCGAAAAACGAATTGCATTCCAACAATTTGGCGTACAAAAAACCACGCAGGAATTGTCTGAGGCCAATGTTTTGGAATTAATAAACGACTAA
- a CDS encoding carboxymuconolactone decarboxylase family protein codes for MQTRIHIDKVEPAGYSAILGLEKFIESTSLTRTHKELIKIRASQINGCAFCINMHTKDARKAGETEQRIYALNAWRETPYFTDEERAILALTEEITLISNHVKDETYEAAAKVLDEKYLAQVILAIITINAWNRIGIATNLIPA; via the coding sequence ATGCAAACAAGAATTCATATTGACAAAGTAGAACCAGCAGGATACAGCGCTATTCTGGGACTTGAAAAATTCATCGAAAGTACATCATTGACAAGAACGCATAAAGAGTTGATTAAAATTAGAGCATCACAAATTAATGGTTGTGCTTTTTGTATCAATATGCACACAAAAGATGCTCGTAAAGCGGGCGAAACAGAACAACGTATTTATGCTTTGAATGCATGGCGCGAAACACCGTATTTTACAGACGAAGAAAGAGCAATATTAGCCTTAACTGAAGAAATTACTTTGATTAGCAATCATGTAAAAGATGAAACTTATGAAGCTGCAGCTAAAGTTTTGGATGAAAAATATCTGGCTCAGGTAATTTTAGCCATTATTACAATTAATGCGTGGAATAGAATTGGTATTGCAACAAATCTTATTCCTGCTTAA
- a CDS encoding AMP-binding protein, translated as MELYDLIRKNEKLTFTDSSTGISKSIADMHQSLEIENLRSVVFIYNDNQLPAIETLLNFYQSRYTIALLGMGLLEDLKENLEQKYTPYYIYDPTRTEIEGYVTVNASESIVLFKRNVNLIYPIHAKTKLLLSTSGTTGSPKFVRLSDENLVQNAKSIMEYMPIRTDDVVPLNVPINFVYGLSIFTTNCIKASQIVCTDKDAFQKEFWADFKKYGYSTLGGVPYFYEMLYSIGFFKKDHPSLRYLTHTGGMLNHKLIEAISDFSEKFGKQFFAQYGQTEACGRMAYLPPKDLLRKGTSIGLPVKNGRFEIDNETDELIYIGPNVFGGYANIRADLQFFEQQEKLHTGDKARKDDEGYYYIVGRIKRIVKLFGVRLNLDETELLLKDALGGQTFICLGINDKHLAVMYTDKNLNKELILKVLKAKLNLHANSLKVMPIEDVPLTPNGKVNYPLLKEWLELSYA; from the coding sequence ATGGAACTATACGATTTAATCCGAAAAAACGAAAAACTTACTTTTACAGATTCGAGTACAGGAATTTCAAAATCGATTGCAGATATGCATCAGTCTTTAGAAATTGAAAACCTGCGTTCTGTCGTTTTTATATACAATGATAATCAGTTGCCGGCAATAGAAACATTGCTGAATTTTTATCAAAGCAGATACACAATTGCCTTATTAGGAATGGGATTATTGGAGGATTTAAAGGAGAATTTAGAACAAAAATATACTCCTTATTATATCTACGATCCTACACGAACTGAAATCGAAGGTTACGTTACGGTAAATGCCTCAGAAAGTATTGTATTGTTTAAACGAAACGTAAATTTAATTTATCCGATACATGCCAAAACCAAACTTCTTTTAAGTACTTCCGGAACTACAGGTTCGCCAAAATTCGTGAGACTTTCTGATGAAAATCTGGTTCAGAATGCAAAATCAATTATGGAATATATGCCTATTCGAACTGATGATGTGGTGCCGCTAAATGTGCCCATAAATTTTGTGTACGGATTATCAATTTTCACCACAAATTGTATAAAAGCAAGTCAAATTGTATGCACGGATAAAGATGCTTTTCAGAAAGAATTTTGGGCAGATTTCAAAAAATACGGCTATTCTACCTTAGGCGGAGTTCCTTATTTTTATGAGATGTTGTACAGCATTGGTTTTTTCAAAAAAGATCATCCTTCGCTAAGATATCTTACGCATACAGGCGGAATGTTAAATCATAAACTGATCGAAGCAATTTCAGATTTTAGTGAGAAATTCGGTAAACAATTCTTTGCGCAATATGGTCAAACAGAAGCTTGCGGAAGAATGGCGTATTTGCCTCCAAAAGATTTATTGCGAAAAGGAACTTCGATTGGTTTACCTGTCAAAAACGGACGTTTCGAAATCGACAATGAAACAGATGAATTGATTTATATTGGTCCAAATGTTTTTGGCGGTTATGCCAATATCAGAGCCGATCTTCAGTTTTTTGAGCAACAGGAAAAACTTCATACCGGAGACAAAGCCAGAAAAGACGACGAAGGTTACTACTATATTGTCGGCAGAATAAAACGAATTGTAAAATTATTTGGTGTACGCCTCAATCTCGATGAAACTGAGCTTCTTTTGAAAGATGCTTTGGGCGGACAAACTTTTATTTGCTTGGGAATAAACGATAAACATTTGGCTGTAATGTACACTGACAAGAATTTAAACAAAGAGTTGATTCTGAAAGTCCTAAAAGCAAAACTGAATCTTCATGCTAATTCTTTAAAAGTAATGCCAATCGAAGATGTGCCGCTTACGCCAAATGGAAAAGTAAATTATCCGTTGCTTAAGGAATGGCTGGAATTGAGTTATGCTTAG
- a CDS encoding TonB-dependent receptor, producing the protein MKYLSLRTSKFLLIISFLFSVFSSFAQQNSGKIKGQITTSDGKSASGATIIIISSKYKTTAKSDGSFSFNKVIPNTYTLQASLPGYETIEKNIFITNNETETINLQLNFTGKLDEASDNNGDQLDEIIVSASRKVETLSKTPSSVTVINAKDIEDLSIVSPNIANVVAYAVPGLGSATNNTGNYGQTLRGRNPLVLIDGIPQSTPLKSAGREIRSIDPSVIERIEVIKGATAIYGNGADGGLINYITKSGKTQKKFAGYSEAGTNGNIKGDSTLGYRFNQQFYGRLNKFNYMVSGTYDKTGVFRDGEGQVISPEYGLGETKTYNIFTKLGYDLTDKQRIEVMYNYFSSNQDSDFILKNGVYGVSPAIGILGNRPGVDEGTRYNHNANLQYVNKQLFGNTSFTANLYFQDFLTIFSNSAFFYGSGQSQTASAKKGVRVYLNTPFTISSNFTGDVTYGFDLLNDKTNQKLVDGRVWVPNINMVNLAPYAQLSTQIFGDFNVKAGLRAENIKINIDDYNTLATGANGAGSIAVKGGDLTYDAFVFNTGVRYSKFKFFNPFVSFSQSFSVFDLGRVLTNAKEDAISKLQTKPIIVNNYEGGFSSQLGKFNLSAAYYFSTSKLGTNLVQVDGYLVAERLPERVWGYEVQADYQILKQLTVGGNYAYVQGRGDKDSDGHFYGPTDIYLKSNRIPPVKVTGYAKYGDERLNVELYWMLVGDRDLFQPNAKGAYAIGEGPIHSFNLWNLATAYKVTDSIRVKLGIENIFNTDYYTTTSQFYGTNANYTRGNGSRFNLALGYSF; encoded by the coding sequence ATGAAATATCTTAGTTTAAGAACATCAAAGTTTTTACTTATTATCAGCTTTTTATTTTCGGTCTTTTCATCTTTTGCACAACAAAATAGTGGGAAAATAAAAGGACAAATAACAACTTCTGACGGAAAATCAGCTTCAGGAGCAACGATTATCATTATAAGTTCAAAATATAAAACTACAGCTAAAAGTGACGGTAGTTTTTCATTCAATAAAGTTATTCCAAATACCTATACTTTGCAGGCTTCTTTGCCGGGTTATGAAACTATTGAAAAAAACATTTTTATAACCAATAATGAAACCGAAACAATAAATCTACAATTGAATTTTACGGGAAAACTTGACGAAGCTTCAGACAATAATGGCGATCAATTGGATGAAATCATCGTTTCGGCTAGCAGAAAGGTAGAAACATTATCAAAAACGCCTTCTTCTGTAACGGTAATTAATGCTAAAGATATCGAAGATTTATCGATTGTTAGTCCAAATATTGCTAATGTTGTGGCTTATGCAGTTCCGGGTTTAGGATCGGCAACGAATAATACAGGGAACTACGGACAAACCCTTCGCGGAAGAAATCCGTTGGTTCTTATTGACGGAATTCCGCAATCGACGCCATTAAAATCAGCAGGAAGAGAAATTCGTTCTATCGATCCTTCGGTAATTGAACGCATCGAGGTAATCAAAGGTGCAACAGCAATTTACGGAAATGGTGCCGATGGAGGTTTGATCAATTATATTACAAAATCTGGTAAAACTCAAAAGAAATTTGCCGGATATAGTGAAGCAGGAACGAACGGAAACATTAAAGGTGACAGTACTTTAGGCTATAGATTTAACCAACAGTTTTACGGGCGACTTAATAAATTCAATTATATGGTTTCTGGGACTTACGATAAAACAGGTGTTTTCCGCGATGGCGAAGGACAGGTTATTTCTCCGGAATATGGATTAGGAGAAACTAAAACCTACAATATCTTCACGAAACTTGGATATGATTTAACAGACAAACAGCGAATTGAGGTGATGTATAACTACTTTAGTTCGAATCAGGATTCTGATTTTATCCTTAAAAATGGTGTTTATGGCGTAAGTCCAGCGATTGGTATTTTAGGTAACAGACCCGGAGTTGATGAAGGAACGCGTTACAATCACAATGCAAATCTTCAATATGTAAACAAACAGCTTTTCGGAAATACTTCGTTTACGGCAAATCTTTATTTTCAGGACTTCTTAACGATATTTTCTAATTCGGCATTCTTCTACGGAAGTGGACAATCTCAAACGGCATCGGCCAAAAAAGGTGTTAGAGTTTATCTGAATACGCCATTTACAATTTCTTCAAATTTTACAGGAGATGTGACGTATGGTTTTGATTTACTGAATGATAAAACAAATCAGAAGCTTGTTGACGGGCGTGTTTGGGTTCCAAATATCAATATGGTTAATCTTGCTCCATATGCTCAATTATCGACGCAGATTTTTGGTGATTTTAATGTAAAAGCAGGTTTGCGTGCAGAGAATATCAAGATTAATATTGATGATTATAACACGCTCGCAACCGGAGCAAATGGCGCGGGAAGTATTGCTGTAAAAGGCGGTGATCTTACTTATGATGCCTTTGTATTTAATACCGGAGTGAGATATTCTAAGTTTAAATTCTTTAACCCTTTTGTGAGTTTTTCTCAATCTTTCTCAGTATTCGATCTTGGCCGAGTGCTTACAAATGCTAAAGAAGATGCAATCTCAAAACTACAAACAAAACCTATTATCGTTAACAATTATGAAGGAGGTTTTAGCAGCCAGCTTGGGAAATTTAATTTAAGTGCCGCTTATTATTTCAGTACTTCAAAATTGGGAACAAATCTGGTTCAGGTTGATGGTTATTTAGTTGCAGAACGTTTGCCGGAAAGAGTTTGGGGATATGAAGTTCAGGCAGATTATCAAATTCTGAAGCAATTGACAGTAGGAGGAAACTACGCTTATGTGCAAGGAAGAGGTGATAAAGATTCTGATGGACATTTTTACGGACCGACAGATATTTACTTAAAATCAAACAGAATTCCTCCGGTAAAAGTAACGGGTTATGCAAAATATGGCGACGAGAGATTAAATGTAGAATTATACTGGATGTTGGTTGGAGATCGTGATCTTTTTCAGCCAAATGCTAAAGGCGCTTATGCAATTGGCGAAGGTCCAATTCATTCTTTCAATTTATGGAATTTGGCTACTGCTTACAAAGTTACAGACAGTATCAGAGTAAAACTTGGAATCGAAAATATATTCAATACAGATTATTACACGACTACTTCTCAGTTTTATGGTACAAATGCCAACTATACTAGAGGAAATGGTTCAAGATTTAATCTAGCTCTTGGTTATAGTTTCTAA
- a CDS encoding PepSY domain-containing protein: MKKGFKKNIGLLHLWLGLGSGLIVFIAALTGSILVFEKEIDKAINPEYYNVATIGTTKKTIDYCVEILQKEHSIKKITRIYTFNDPSRTIQILGKDSDKKAQFFSIDPYTGKILAQTPQESRFFVVVLSIHRQLLLGETGEIIMGTSCLIFAFMLISGMILWWPKKIKNLKQRLTVKWSGSFKRVNWDFHSTFGFYSFLVLFIISLTGLSFAFTWFQNGVYFLTEGNAKKPSAKVENPTKIDPKLNNTAFYQNIYNKADSIFPYTGNIQIRMPADTINSILVLKEYSEITIPNQSSAAYFDKYTTEQIEARPYDKFSTGDKIRRLNYPIHTGSVYGLPTKIIAFIVCLFAATLPITGLIIWLGRKKKGAKK; the protein is encoded by the coding sequence ATGAAGAAAGGATTTAAAAAAAATATTGGTCTGTTGCATTTATGGCTTGGACTTGGTTCTGGATTAATTGTTTTTATAGCTGCCTTAACGGGAAGTATTTTGGTTTTTGAAAAAGAAATTGACAAAGCTATAAATCCTGAATATTACAATGTTGCTACGATTGGAACGACAAAAAAAACAATTGATTATTGTGTAGAGATACTTCAAAAAGAGCATTCTATAAAAAAGATTACTCGTATTTATACTTTTAACGATCCTTCGCGCACGATTCAAATTTTAGGAAAGGATTCCGATAAAAAAGCACAGTTTTTTTCAATCGATCCTTACACGGGGAAAATCCTGGCACAAACTCCTCAAGAAAGCAGATTTTTTGTTGTTGTTTTATCCATTCACAGACAATTATTATTGGGCGAAACGGGCGAAATCATTATGGGAACTTCCTGTTTGATCTTTGCTTTTATGCTTATTTCAGGTATGATTTTGTGGTGGCCTAAAAAAATCAAAAATCTAAAACAAAGACTTACTGTAAAATGGAGCGGTTCTTTTAAAAGAGTAAACTGGGATTTCCATTCGACTTTTGGTTTCTACAGCTTTTTAGTTTTGTTCATTATTTCCTTAACCGGATTATCATTTGCGTTCACGTGGTTTCAAAATGGTGTTTATTTCCTGACTGAAGGAAATGCGAAAAAGCCTTCGGCAAAAGTAGAAAACCCAACAAAAATTGATCCTAAACTAAACAATACTGCATTCTATCAAAATATATATAATAAGGCTGACAGCATTTTTCCGTACACAGGAAACATCCAAATCAGAATGCCTGCTGACACGATAAATAGTATTTTGGTACTAAAAGAATATTCAGAAATAACGATTCCAAATCAATCCAGTGCTGCTTATTTTGATAAATATACCACTGAACAAATTGAAGCAAGACCTTATGACAAATTTTCGACCGGAGACAAAATAAGACGTTTAAACTACCCTATTCATACCGGAAGTGTTTATGGTCTTCCTACCAAAATAATTGCATTTATAGTTTGTCTTTTTGCTGCGACATTGCCAATTACGGGACTTATAATCTGGTTGGGAAGAAAGAAAAAGGGAGCAAAAAAATAA
- a CDS encoding MATE family efflux transporter: MKEAILKTRTFFGLLRRSLAGSESNFTSGSINKTIILLSVPMVAELLMESLFVCSNLFFVSRLGTNAISIAGATTTFITFCYSVSIGLGIAASAMISRRIGEKKFKAAGQTAMQVIYVTTPIAALISVVCTIWATDIMSAMGLSAEMVQEGTSYGIVMFASSGFLILRIVINGIFRGAGDASTAMRILWVSNAINIILCPIFIFGWGPIPAYGLLGVGLATLIARVIGVLYQAWYLVRGKTVMKIGLAQLVFNLAIFKRIGKLAFGGTVQFIIPASSWVFMIKIMSHFGPNALAGYILAQRVTSIATMPAWGLGNAAGILTGQNLGAKQPDRAEKSVWRAGMLNMGFLVLIGISWIFLAVPVVKIFTDIPEVISFSTRYIHFISMAYILLGYTMVISKALNAAGEVKVVTWLYILMFYIVQIPLAYALGISFELGSNGVFTAILLSEIVLAVACIIVFRKGKWKHTKV, translated from the coding sequence ATGAAAGAAGCCATTTTAAAAACACGTACTTTCTTTGGTCTTTTAAGGCGTTCTCTTGCCGGAAGCGAAAGCAATTTTACATCAGGAAGTATCAACAAAACCATCATTTTATTGTCTGTGCCAATGGTTGCAGAACTTTTGATGGAATCTTTATTTGTATGTTCAAACCTGTTCTTTGTGAGTAGATTAGGCACAAATGCGATTTCTATTGCAGGCGCAACAACAACCTTTATTACGTTTTGTTATTCCGTTTCGATAGGTTTAGGAATTGCAGCATCAGCAATGATTTCGCGAAGAATTGGCGAGAAAAAGTTCAAAGCTGCAGGACAAACTGCGATGCAGGTAATTTATGTCACAACACCAATCGCAGCACTTATAAGCGTTGTTTGTACGATTTGGGCAACCGATATTATGAGCGCAATGGGACTTTCTGCCGAAATGGTTCAGGAAGGAACTTCATACGGAATCGTCATGTTTGCCTCAAGCGGATTTTTGATTCTCCGTATCGTAATAAACGGAATTTTTCGTGGTGCGGGCGATGCTTCTACAGCGATGAGAATACTTTGGGTATCCAATGCAATCAACATTATTCTATGTCCAATTTTTATTTTTGGATGGGGACCAATTCCCGCTTACGGCTTACTAGGCGTTGGATTAGCAACCTTAATTGCCCGAGTTATTGGCGTACTTTATCAAGCCTGGTATTTGGTAAGAGGCAAAACGGTCATGAAAATTGGTTTGGCACAATTAGTCTTTAATCTGGCTATTTTCAAAAGAATCGGGAAACTTGCTTTTGGCGGAACAGTTCAATTTATAATTCCTGCTTCAAGTTGGGTATTTATGATTAAGATTATGTCTCATTTTGGACCTAACGCATTGGCGGGATACATTCTGGCACAAAGAGTAACTTCGATTGCGACAATGCCAGCTTGGGGATTAGGAAATGCAGCCGGAATATTAACTGGGCAAAATCTTGGTGCAAAACAACCCGATCGAGCCGAAAAATCAGTTTGGAGAGCCGGAATGTTAAACATGGGATTCTTGGTTTTAATTGGAATTTCGTGGATTTTTCTCGCCGTTCCCGTTGTCAAAATCTTCACAGATATTCCCGAAGTGATTTCCTTTAGTACAAGATATATCCATTTTATTTCGATGGCATACATACTTCTGGGATATACAATGGTTATTTCCAAGGCTTTAAACGCTGCGGGAGAAGTCAAAGTTGTAACCTGGCTTTATATTTTAATGTTTTATATCGTTCAGATTCCGCTGGCGTATGCTTTGGGAATTTCTTTTGAACTGGGATCAAATGGTGTTTTTACAGCCATTCTTTTGTCTGAAATTGTATTGGCGGTTGCCTGTATAATTGTCTTTCGAAAAGGAAAATGGAAACATACTAAAGTTTAA
- a CDS encoding acyl carrier protein → MSTIEQLHGVFARAFEIPVEAVNDQLEYQAIAEWDSMSHLVLVEELESTYNISIEMEDILEMGSVAKIKDILKKYGFEIN, encoded by the coding sequence ATGAGTACAATAGAACAATTACACGGAGTATTTGCAAGAGCTTTTGAAATTCCTGTTGAAGCAGTAAACGACCAATTAGAATATCAGGCTATAGCCGAATGGGATTCTATGAGTCATTTGGTTTTGGTAGAAGAACTTGAAAGCACTTATAATATCTCTATCGAAATGGAAGATATTCTGGAAATGGGAAGTGTAGCAAAAATAAAAGATATCCTTAAAAAATACGGATTCGAAATTAATTAG
- a CDS encoding helix-turn-helix domain-containing protein: protein MEDFLIGIGKRLKEIRKKNSLTIHEVANMAGVSNGLISRIENGRTIPSLPVLIELIQSLNTDVSYFFEGVENTKNAKYIHIKKEDYQKIEKEDRAETTGFNYYHIFSKSINSIGFEAVILDVEPNCKREKVITDAWEFKYIIKGSVTYIIDDVEVIVNEGDSLCFNGRHPHVPENRTTENCVMLVLYFYSESNS from the coding sequence ATGGAAGATTTTTTAATTGGTATTGGAAAAAGATTAAAAGAAATTAGAAAGAAAAATTCGCTGACCATTCACGAAGTTGCCAACATGGCGGGTGTGAGTAATGGTTTGATTTCCAGAATCGAAAATGGACGAACAATTCCTTCTTTGCCTGTTTTAATCGAATTAATACAATCTCTGAATACTGATGTAAGTTACTTTTTTGAAGGCGTTGAAAATACCAAAAATGCCAAATACATTCATATTAAAAAAGAAGATTACCAAAAAATAGAAAAAGAAGACCGCGCCGAAACTACTGGTTTTAATTACTATCATATCTTTAGTAAAAGCATAAATTCTATAGGTTTTGAAGCCGTAATCCTTGACGTTGAACCTAATTGCAAACGTGAAAAAGTGATTACAGATGCCTGGGAATTCAAATATATCATAAAAGGAAGCGTAACGTATATCATTGATGACGTTGAAGTTATCGTAAACGAAGGCGATTCGTTATGTTTCAACGGAAGACATCCGCACGTACCTGAAAACAGAACTACAGAAAATTGTGTAATGCTGGTACTTTATTTCTATTCTGAAAGTAATAGTTAA